One Entelurus aequoreus isolate RoL-2023_Sb linkage group LG09, RoL_Eaeq_v1.1, whole genome shotgun sequence genomic window carries:
- the LOC133657294 gene encoding coiled-coil domain-containing protein 177-like, translating into MGEWRSSSPAPHLDLNNFDSAAADKSRYVLTSPRSLESCARLGIKPVDLLVKSLNNLLSEQRGMPLEAARVMHESYENERSKLLRMCRDERERIIQQAARWPSAKKVPRLGKRHDTNLKQEPAVDDIPYADLCLKEKCVSKTSCSAADRSTICSLRDLRHSPAIDVKLRKLTEDIKREMCVQISQTDRKIAALMLLRHQLEEDRLNNMQQEEEERDEARSQEEARRVQAERRRRKKLMQSMQRWHEELEARRRLRLHREEERAGQLKQEVMLQEERWRRLKEQVEAQRRGKAAAAQREAEGKRCYQERLLRNIEEVENRQREREKQVEMEREQKARRSKLLLERKEKKRLQEKNSRELLHHLLLRQQVEHRVEEVESRLRDALERKMQRSCEKHGRHLEAVLKELQERAAQEEKRLQRARLRAKLQSIQQLTHKHLLFKLSQQRTLRATEHACGQHRRRAQQTHQHNTDRQLRHQRLRENVQREEEVARRVREGSIAVKEWRRERLREEREHTQQEAHKLALASFNLRERVRQQTQSRSFAHMAQEAQLAASISRLNL; encoded by the coding sequence TGGGCATCAAACCTGTTGATCTACTCGTGAAATCCCTGAACAATTTATTGTCTGAGCAGCGCGGCATGCCTTTGGAGGCGGCGAGAGTGATGCATGAATCGTACGAAAATGAGAGAAGCAAGTTGTTGCGAATGTGCCGGGATGAGAGGGAGAGGATTATCCAGCAGGCTGCCAGGTGGCCGAGCGCTAAGAAAGTCCCGAGGCTGGGAAAGCGACATGACACCAACCTGAAGCAGGAGCCTGCTGTGGACGATATTCCATATGCAGACCTGTGTTTGAAGGAGAAATGTGTGAGCAAGACATCCTGCTCTGCTGCAGACAGGAGCACCATCTGCAGCTTACGAGACCTCAGACACTCTCCTGCTATCGATGTCAAGCTGCGGAAGCTAACTGAAGACATCAAAAGGGAGATGTGTGTCCAGATATCACAGACAGACCGCAAGATCGCTGCTCTCATGTTGTTGAGGCACCAGCTGGAGGAGGACCGCCTGAATAATATGCAGCAGGAGGAAGAGGAGCGAGACGAAGCCCGCAGTCAGGAGGAGGCCCGGAGGGTGCAGGCTGAGAGAAGGAGGAGGAAAAAGCTGATGCAAAGCATGCAACGCTGGCATGAGGAGCTGGAGGCCCGCAGGAGGCTGAGATTGCACCGAGAAGAAGAAAGAGCAGGGCAACTCAAGCAGGAGGTGATGCTGCAGGAGGAGCGCTGGAGGAGGCTGAAGGAGCAGGTGGAGGCTCAACGTAGAGGAAAGGCTGCAGCTGCACAGAGGGAGGCGGAGGGGAAGAGATGCTACCAAGAGAGACTGCTGAGAAACATCGAGGAGGTGGAGAACAGGCAGCGAGAGAGGGAGAAACAGGTGGAAATGGAGAGGGAGCAGAAAGCAAGGAGGAGTAAACTCCTGCTGGAGAGGAAGGAGAAGAAGCGTCTGCAGGAAAAGAATAGCAGGGAGCTGCTGCACCACCTCCTCCTTAGACAACAAGTGGAGCATCGGGTGGAGGAAGTCGAGTCACGTTTGAGAGATGCGCTGGAGAGGAAGATGCAGCGCTCTTGTGAGAAGCACGGCCGCCACCTGGAGGCCGTGCTGAAGGAGCTCCAGGAGCGAGCGGCCCAGGAGGAGAAGCGGCTACAGAGAGCCCGACTGAGGGCCAAGCTGCAGAGCATCCAGCAGCTCACACACAAACACCTCCTGTTCAAGCTGAGTCAGCAACGCACGCTGAGGGCCACAGAGCACGCGTGTGGCCAACACAGGAGGAGAGCCCAGCAGACGCATCAGCACAACACAGACAGGCAGCTCCGCCATCAGAGGCTCAGAGAGAATGTGCAGCGAGAGGAGGAGGTGGCAAGGAGGGTCAGGGAGGGAAGCATCGCCGTGAAGGAATGGAGGCGCGAGAGGCTACGCGAAGAGCGAGAGCACACACAGCAGGAGGCGCACAAGCTGGCGCTGGCATCTTTTAACTTGAGGGAGCGGGTGAGACAGCAGACGCAAAGTCGCTCTTTTGCTCACATGGCTCAGGAAGCTCAGCTGGCCGCCTCCATTAGCCGCTTGAACCTCTGA